In a genomic window of Amycolatopsis japonica:
- a CDS encoding GNAT family N-acetyltransferase: MVISLEKPGPDGLNEAVEALREWQSEGVAWQLHPGDLGWYWRKGAAAAAEAVRIWRRDGRILAVGFLDGADLLRLTTAPDVRRDEELAQRVAEDVAAPERGVLPAGQVSVEAPMDALLQDVLPGHGWHVDEEEPWTPLSLDLTEPVKAPDLRIETVGPDLAAAWADVIGAAFGGSTFTAETWRTMAAAAPYADARCLLGFDDRGDAVAAVAVWSAGPGRPGLLEPMGVHRDQRGHGYGRAITVAAAAALQELGSSSAAVNTPSSNVGAVTTYKSGGFRPWPETRDLTRNAS; encoded by the coding sequence ATGGTGATCAGCTTGGAGAAGCCGGGACCCGACGGACTGAACGAGGCCGTCGAGGCGCTGCGCGAGTGGCAATCCGAAGGCGTGGCTTGGCAATTGCATCCCGGTGACCTCGGCTGGTACTGGCGTAAAGGCGCGGCCGCGGCGGCCGAGGCGGTCCGGATCTGGCGCCGGGACGGCCGGATCCTCGCTGTCGGGTTTCTCGACGGGGCCGACCTCCTGCGGCTCACGACCGCGCCGGACGTCCGCCGGGACGAGGAACTGGCGCAGCGTGTGGCCGAGGATGTGGCGGCGCCCGAGCGTGGTGTCCTGCCGGCCGGGCAGGTCTCCGTCGAGGCGCCGATGGACGCGTTGCTCCAGGACGTGCTGCCCGGACACGGCTGGCACGTCGACGAGGAAGAGCCATGGACGCCGCTGAGCCTCGACCTCACTGAGCCGGTGAAGGCCCCCGACCTGCGGATCGAGACGGTCGGACCCGACCTGGCGGCCGCGTGGGCCGACGTGATCGGGGCGGCGTTCGGCGGATCGACGTTCACCGCCGAAACGTGGCGGACGATGGCGGCCGCGGCGCCGTACGCCGATGCCCGGTGCCTGCTCGGCTTCGACGACCGAGGTGACGCCGTCGCGGCGGTGGCCGTGTGGTCGGCCGGTCCCGGCAGGCCAGGCTTGCTCGAACCGATGGGCGTGCACCGCGACCAGCGCGGTCACGGATACGGCCGGGCGATCACCGTCGCCGCGGCCGCCGCGCTCCAGGAGCTCGGCTCGTCGAGCGCGGCCGTGAACACGCCCAGTTCCAACGTCGGCGCCGTGACGACCTACAAATCGGGCGGGTTCCGGCCGTGGCCCGAGACCCGGGACCTGACGCGAAACGCCTCGTGA
- a CDS encoding SDR family oxidoreductase: MSGIADGRIVVVTGAGRGIGRAHALAFAAEGARVVVNDLGAGIDGSGGSAGPAQDVVDEIEALGGKAVANTDDIASWDGAAALVRTAVETFGGLDVLVNNAGFLRDRMLVNLGEDEWDAVIRVHLKGHFAPTRHAAEYWRAEAKAGRTRVARVINTSSGAGLLGSVGQGNYAAAKSGILGLTLVAATEFARYGVTVNAIAPAARTRMTEVAFADDMAAPDDGFDAMAPENVSPLVVWLGSEESSAVTGRVFEVDGGRVSIAQGWRHGAVRDKGSRWSPGELGPVVAELLADAPVPEPVYGTALT, translated from the coding sequence GTGAGCGGGATCGCCGACGGCCGGATCGTGGTGGTGACCGGAGCCGGTCGCGGTATCGGACGGGCGCACGCGCTCGCGTTCGCCGCCGAGGGCGCGCGGGTGGTGGTGAACGACCTCGGCGCCGGGATCGACGGAAGCGGCGGATCGGCCGGGCCCGCGCAGGACGTCGTCGACGAGATCGAGGCGCTCGGCGGCAAAGCGGTGGCGAACACCGACGACATCGCTTCCTGGGACGGCGCCGCGGCGCTGGTGCGGACGGCCGTCGAGACCTTCGGCGGGCTGGACGTCCTGGTCAACAACGCGGGTTTCCTGCGCGACCGGATGCTGGTCAACCTCGGCGAGGACGAATGGGACGCCGTCATCCGCGTCCACCTGAAGGGGCATTTCGCGCCGACGCGGCACGCCGCCGAATATTGGCGAGCCGAGGCGAAAGCGGGCCGGACCCGGGTGGCGCGGGTGATCAACACCAGCTCCGGGGCCGGCCTGCTCGGCAGCGTCGGACAGGGGAACTACGCGGCCGCGAAGTCCGGCATCCTGGGTCTCACGCTGGTCGCGGCGACCGAATTCGCGCGCTACGGCGTCACCGTGAACGCGATCGCGCCGGCCGCCCGCACCCGGATGACCGAAGTCGCCTTCGCCGACGACATGGCCGCCCCGGACGACGGTTTCGACGCCATGGCACCGGAAAACGTGTCGCCGCTGGTGGTGTGGCTCGGCAGCGAGGAGTCGTCCGCGGTCACCGGCCGGGTGTTCGAGGTCGACGGCGGACGCGTCTCGATCGCGCAGGGCTGGCGGCACGGCGCGGTGCGGGACAAGGGTTCCCGGTGGTCGCCGGGTGAACTCGGTCCCGTCGTGGCGGAACTTCTGGCGGACGCTCCCGTGCCTGAACCCGTTTACGGCACCGCACTCACGTGA
- a CDS encoding SDR family oxidoreductase has product MALELRLDGAVVLVTGGVRGVGAGVTRTFLRAGAEVVTCARTEPERPVCAGEKASTFISCDVRDAGEVDALIEEIVRRHGRIDVVVNNAGGAPYAEAAHASPRFHEKIVALNLLAPLAVARAANAVMQEQESGGVIVNISSVSATRPSPGTASYGAAKAGLDNLTASLAVEWAPKVRVNGLDVGMVRTEHSHLHYGDEAGIEAVGATVPLGRLADPDEIGSCAVFLASPLASYVSGACLTVHGGGEVPAFLAASNSLVKERKEPV; this is encoded by the coding sequence ATGGCACTCGAACTCCGGCTCGATGGCGCCGTGGTGCTGGTGACCGGTGGGGTCCGCGGCGTCGGCGCCGGTGTCACCAGGACTTTCCTGCGCGCCGGCGCCGAAGTCGTCACCTGCGCCCGCACCGAACCCGAGCGGCCGGTGTGCGCCGGGGAGAAGGCGTCGACCTTCATCTCCTGCGACGTCCGGGACGCGGGCGAGGTCGACGCGCTCATCGAGGAGATCGTCCGGCGCCACGGCAGGATCGACGTGGTGGTCAACAACGCGGGCGGCGCGCCGTACGCCGAGGCGGCGCACGCGTCGCCGCGGTTCCACGAGAAGATCGTCGCGCTGAACCTGCTGGCGCCGCTGGCCGTCGCGCGTGCGGCGAACGCCGTCATGCAGGAGCAGGAAAGCGGCGGCGTCATCGTGAACATCAGCAGCGTCAGCGCGACGAGACCGTCGCCGGGGACGGCGTCCTACGGCGCGGCGAAAGCGGGCTTGGACAACCTGACCGCGTCGCTCGCCGTCGAGTGGGCGCCGAAGGTGCGGGTCAACGGGCTCGACGTCGGCATGGTGCGGACGGAGCACTCGCATCTGCACTACGGCGACGAGGCGGGCATCGAGGCCGTGGGCGCGACCGTCCCGTTAGGACGGTTGGCGGATCCGGACGAGATCGGTTCCTGTGCGGTCTTCCTGGCGTCCCCGCTGGCCTCCTATGTCAGCGGAGCCTGCCTCACCGTCCATGGCGGGGGAGAGGTGCCTGCCTTCCTCGCCGCTTCCAATTCCCTGGTGAAAGAACGAAAGGAGCCGGTGTGA
- a CDS encoding enoyl-CoA hydratase family protein has protein sequence MTVSTHSPEPGIAVVTVDAPPVNALSVKGWFALASAVTDAGRDPATHVVVLRAEGRGFNAGVDIKEIQRDPGYRALIGANEGCAAAFSAVYDCAVPVIAAVQGFCLGGGVGLVGNADVVVASDDATFGLPEVDRGALGAATHLARLVPQHLMRALYYTASTITAAQLHHHGSVYAVVPREELDETALVVARQIAAKDTRVIRAAKQAINGIDVQPVHRSYRFEQGFTFELNLAGVSDGARQEFLDGKGK, from the coding sequence ATGACCGTTTCCACCCACTCACCGGAGCCCGGCATCGCCGTGGTCACGGTCGACGCGCCCCCGGTGAACGCGCTGAGCGTGAAGGGATGGTTCGCCCTCGCCTCCGCCGTCACCGACGCCGGGCGCGACCCCGCGACCCACGTGGTGGTGCTGCGCGCGGAAGGCCGCGGGTTCAACGCGGGGGTCGACATCAAGGAGATCCAGCGCGATCCGGGCTACCGCGCGCTGATCGGCGCCAACGAGGGCTGCGCGGCGGCGTTCTCCGCGGTGTACGACTGCGCGGTCCCGGTGATCGCCGCGGTACAGGGTTTCTGCCTCGGCGGCGGGGTCGGCCTGGTCGGCAACGCGGACGTCGTGGTCGCCAGTGACGACGCCACTTTCGGGTTGCCCGAGGTCGATCGCGGCGCGCTGGGCGCGGCGACCCATCTCGCGCGGCTGGTCCCCCAGCATCTGATGCGGGCCCTGTACTACACGGCTTCCACGATCACCGCGGCCCAGTTGCACCACCACGGTTCGGTGTACGCCGTCGTCCCGCGGGAGGAACTCGACGAAACCGCGCTCGTCGTCGCACGGCAGATCGCGGCGAAGGACACTCGCGTGATCCGCGCCGCGAAACAGGCCATCAACGGCATCGACGTCCAGCCCGTGCACCGCAGCTACCGCTTCGAGCAGGGATTCACCTTCGAACTCAACCTGGCGGGCGTTTCGGACGGCGCGCGCCAGGAATTCTTGGACGGTAAGGGGAAGTGA
- a CDS encoding CoA transferase subunit A, protein MADKRMTPDEIVAELEDGMTIGIGGWGSRRKPMALVRAILRSPVKDLTVVSYGGPDVGLLASAGKLKHLVFGFVTLDTIPYDPWFSRARESGSITVTEYDEGVFGTGLSAAAQRLPFLPTRAGLGSGVMDLNPSLRTVRSPYDDAEELLAVPALKLDAAFVHLNRADARGNAQYLGPDPYFDELFALAADKCYVSTEKIVETAELTEAGPVQSLLLSRMLVTGVAETPNGAHFTTAVPDYGRDERFQRHYAASAKDLDAWPEFVDRFLSGDEAHYQKAVAEFGESA, encoded by the coding sequence ATGGCCGACAAGCGGATGACGCCGGACGAGATCGTCGCCGAACTCGAGGACGGCATGACGATCGGGATCGGCGGCTGGGGCTCGCGGCGCAAGCCGATGGCGCTGGTGCGCGCGATCCTGCGCTCGCCGGTCAAGGATCTCACCGTGGTCTCCTACGGCGGTCCGGACGTCGGGTTGCTGGCGTCGGCGGGCAAGCTCAAGCATCTCGTCTTCGGCTTCGTCACGCTCGACACGATCCCCTACGACCCGTGGTTCTCGCGGGCGCGGGAATCCGGATCGATCACCGTCACGGAATACGACGAAGGCGTCTTCGGAACCGGTCTTTCCGCTGCCGCGCAACGACTTCCGTTCCTGCCGACGCGGGCGGGCCTCGGCTCCGGCGTCATGGACCTGAACCCGTCGCTGCGCACCGTCCGTTCGCCGTACGACGACGCCGAAGAGCTGCTGGCCGTGCCCGCGCTCAAGCTCGACGCGGCGTTCGTCCACCTCAACCGCGCCGACGCCCGGGGCAACGCGCAGTACCTCGGTCCGGATCCGTACTTCGACGAACTGTTCGCCCTCGCCGCCGACAAGTGTTACGTGTCCACGGAAAAGATCGTCGAGACGGCCGAGCTCACCGAAGCGGGCCCGGTGCAGAGCCTGCTGCTGAGCCGGATGCTCGTCACCGGGGTGGCCGAAACGCCGAACGGCGCGCATTTCACCACCGCCGTCCCGGACTACGGCCGCGACGAACGTTTTCAGCGCCACTACGCCGCATCGGCCAAGGACCTCGACGCGTGGCCGGAATTCGTCGACAGGTTCCTGTCCGGGGACGAAGCGCACTATCAGAAGGCCGTCGCCGAGTTCGGGGAGTCCGCGTGA
- a CDS encoding CoA-transferase subunit beta, with the protein MSDISRAEVAVVACAELFRGDGEIVVSPMGFIPSLGARLARLTFEPDLLLSDGEAYLMTPDAVVEGWQPFRKVLDTVVPRGKRHVVMGANQIDGEGNQNISAIGDHSQPKKQLLGVRGGPGNTANHRTSYWVPRHGKRVFVDQVDVVSGVGYARAREAGLRHHDVHRVVTNLGVLDFGGEDHAPRLLSVHPGVSVDEVVEATSFPLSTGGVTETRLPTESELLLIRTSLDPKSLRDKEVPS; encoded by the coding sequence GTGAGTGACATCAGCCGTGCCGAAGTGGCCGTCGTGGCCTGTGCCGAATTATTCCGCGGAGACGGCGAAATCGTGGTGAGCCCCATGGGGTTCATCCCGTCGCTGGGCGCGCGGCTGGCCAGGCTGACGTTCGAGCCAGACCTCCTGCTGTCCGACGGCGAGGCGTACCTGATGACGCCGGACGCCGTCGTCGAAGGCTGGCAGCCGTTCCGCAAGGTCCTCGACACCGTGGTGCCGCGCGGAAAGCGGCACGTGGTGATGGGCGCCAACCAGATCGACGGCGAGGGCAACCAGAACATCTCGGCGATCGGCGACCATTCCCAACCCAAGAAACAACTTCTCGGCGTACGCGGCGGGCCGGGCAACACGGCCAACCACCGCACGAGCTACTGGGTTCCCAGGCACGGCAAGCGGGTTTTCGTCGATCAGGTCGACGTCGTGTCCGGCGTCGGTTACGCCAGGGCGCGCGAAGCCGGTTTGCGGCATCACGACGTCCATCGGGTCGTCACCAACCTCGGAGTCCTGGACTTCGGCGGCGAAGACCACGCGCCACGGCTGCTTTCCGTACACCCAGGGGTTTCCGTGGACGAGGTCGTCGAGGCGACGTCGTTCCCGCTGAGCACCGGCGGCGTCACCGAGACCCGGCTGCCGACCGAGTCGGAACTGCTCCTGATCCGGACCAGCCTGGACCCGAAGTCCTTGCGGGACAAGGAAGTTCCGTCATGA
- a CDS encoding NAD(P)H-dependent flavin oxidoreductase, whose product MKTALTELAGIKHPIVQTGMGWVAGPRLVSATAEAGGLGILASATMTYDELAAAIKEVKSRTSEPFGVNLRADADDAARRVELLITEEVRVASFALAPKKDMIARLKDNGVLVVPSVGAARHAEKVAGWGADAVIVQGGEGGGHTGGVATTLLLPSVLDAVDIPVVAAGGFFDGRGLAAALAYGAAGVAMGTRFLLTRESTVPDEIKQAYLARDLNGTVVTRKVDGMPHRVLRTELVDALESAGPVSGLARAARNAAKFRRLTGLSWRSLATEGLRMKRGGDRTWSQVLMAANTPMLLRAGLVEGDRSAGVLASGQVVGLLGDLPAVGDLIEKIVADATGILRRLASE is encoded by the coding sequence ATGAAAACGGCGCTGACCGAGCTGGCGGGCATCAAGCACCCGATCGTGCAGACCGGGATGGGCTGGGTCGCCGGGCCGCGGCTGGTGTCCGCGACGGCGGAAGCGGGCGGCCTCGGCATCCTCGCGTCCGCCACCATGACCTACGACGAGCTGGCGGCCGCGATCAAGGAGGTCAAGAGCCGCACGTCGGAGCCGTTCGGGGTCAACCTCCGCGCGGACGCCGACGACGCCGCGCGCCGGGTCGAGCTGCTCATCACCGAGGAAGTCCGCGTCGCGTCCTTCGCGCTCGCACCGAAGAAGGACATGATCGCGCGGCTCAAGGACAACGGCGTCCTCGTCGTCCCTTCGGTCGGCGCGGCCAGGCACGCGGAGAAGGTCGCGGGCTGGGGTGCCGACGCCGTCATCGTGCAGGGCGGCGAGGGCGGCGGGCACACCGGCGGGGTCGCGACGACACTGCTGCTGCCCTCGGTACTGGACGCGGTCGACATCCCGGTGGTCGCGGCGGGTGGCTTCTTCGACGGGCGGGGGCTGGCCGCCGCGCTCGCCTACGGGGCGGCTGGGGTCGCCATGGGCACCCGGTTCCTCCTGACGAGGGAAAGCACCGTCCCCGACGAGATCAAACAGGCGTACCTCGCCCGTGACCTCAACGGCACGGTCGTCACCCGCAAGGTGGACGGCATGCCGCATCGCGTGCTCCGAACGGAACTGGTCGACGCGCTCGAATCCGCCGGACCGGTGAGCGGGCTCGCCCGTGCCGCCCGCAACGCCGCGAAGTTCCGGAGGCTGACCGGGCTGTCGTGGCGTTCGCTGGCCACCGAAGGGCTGCGGATGAAACGCGGCGGCGACCGGACGTGGTCCCAGGTCCTGATGGCCGCCAACACGCCGATGTTGCTGCGCGCCGGCCTGGTCGAGGGCGACCGGAGCGCCGGTGTGCTGGCGTCCGGGCAGGTCGTCGGCCTGCTCGGCGATCTGCCCGCGGTCGGCGACCTGATCGAGAAGATCGTCGCCGACGCGACCGGCATCCTGCGGCGGCTGGCCTCGGAGTGA
- a CDS encoding alpha/beta fold hydrolase: MISESRCPVEDGELYVRSTGEGPLLLLIAGGLGSADTFRAMTKLLADDYTVVTYDRRGHFRSTDTSTGPVSVPKQADDAHAVLQHVGGGSASVFGTSAGAMIGLDLVARYPDAATMLIAHEPPAIQLLPDALGWLDEANAQVRLAQAGDLMGAFKRFTDGIAGAALPELRAIRLPNEEDWKRLFGRELAEILDYLPDLRALRRSRTEIVPVAGVGSRGHYHYQPAKVLALELGLPFTEVPGAHLAPQRNPAQFTEALRGLLEG; the protein is encoded by the coding sequence ATGATCTCGGAGAGTCGTTGTCCGGTCGAGGACGGTGAGCTGTACGTCCGCAGCACCGGCGAAGGGCCGCTTCTGCTCCTGATCGCGGGCGGGCTGGGCTCGGCGGACACCTTCCGGGCGATGACGAAACTGCTCGCGGACGACTACACCGTCGTCACCTACGACCGGCGCGGCCACTTCCGCAGCACGGACACCAGCACCGGCCCGGTCAGCGTGCCGAAGCAGGCAGACGACGCCCACGCGGTGCTCCAGCACGTCGGCGGCGGCTCCGCGAGCGTGTTCGGGACCAGCGCGGGCGCCATGATCGGCCTCGACCTCGTCGCCCGCTACCCGGACGCCGCGACGATGCTGATCGCGCACGAACCGCCCGCCATCCAGCTGCTGCCCGACGCGCTCGGCTGGCTGGACGAGGCCAACGCGCAGGTCCGGCTCGCCCAAGCCGGTGACCTGATGGGGGCGTTCAAGCGGTTCACCGACGGGATCGCCGGTGCCGCGCTGCCCGAACTGCGCGCGATCCGGCTGCCGAACGAGGAGGACTGGAAGCGGCTGTTCGGCCGCGAGCTGGCCGAGATCCTCGACTATCTTCCCGATCTGCGGGCCCTGCGCCGGAGCAGGACCGAGATCGTCCCCGTCGCTGGGGTCGGCAGCCGCGGGCACTACCACTACCAGCCCGCGAAGGTTCTCGCGCTGGAGCTGGGGTTGCCGTTCACGGAGGTACCCGGCGCGCATCTGGCGCCGCAGCGGAACCCCGCCCAGTTCACCGAAGCGTTGCGGGGTCTGCTCGAAGGCTGA